The window attatatattatgattatgtataacaTCAGGTATATTTTAAGCGATAGAACTAAAGGTATGATTGTTATCAGGGATGAAGCGAGAGACTTTTTATAATGGTTGtactaatattaaaatttgatatatggtgtttgcaAGTTTCAGAAGAAgctttgaaaaataatttttttttatatttcgtcTATCACGTTATAGTAGTTACGGACTTAGGGATTTAACAAATAACATAAAAGTGTTCGTTGAGAAACGTGTAGATGGTATGAAGTTCTTTTAAAGGAATGTTAGTGTGAACGCATTAAATTCATTATTTTGGTGAGAAACGTTCTCTGCGTGACACCTAAacgttttactaaataaaagttTCTCGTGAAGCCACGTCACCACGTCGCAATCCTTACCATAACTTTTAAGGTAAGTTTTAAaaatgcttctcctttaatatataggggatatttaCTTGGAGGCCATATAGATATTAAATTGAATCACGAGGTAGCACTTGCATTTGAGATTTGACATTAATGATATTGAGCAAGTAATGGCATACCTCTGGCCCAATTTTTAATTTCGGGTGAGCTCCATGGTCACATGCTATATAACAAAGAGAACCATTTCCAACGTCGGTAGATATTTGTTTAAGTTTAAGATGAACACATTGCATTCGAGATCCATAATACAAATAGTCCAACTGTCAAAGGACCGAGTTCATGTGTTATATTCATTTTACACAATACAAGACAAATCTATTTATTCGTCTAAGTAGTCACTACTCACTAGAGCTACCATCTACACACAATTCATAAAATCAACCGCGTcccttaaaataaaaaagccgTTTAGTAGTCATTattttgaagaagaaaaaaacatatagcTGACATTAAATGAAGCTGTTACATATATTAATGTAACTATATTCTTCAAACTCCTTAAACTCACTTACTTAATGGATATTTAAAGTAACTTGTAGTAAATCATATCactctgttctgttctgaaatgtaaaatatttaaaataatttttatgtttcaatatataagatgttctCATCTTTTTAGGTAATTTTCAGTTTATCAAAAACTTTGTACccaatcaaatttaatagttttattttctaattggttgaatagtttttagtttatataattttaatgatatattttaggtaaaaaataatttttttaataagtgtgtACTACCCAAAACATATTTAGGAACAAATAGAgtataaaatcacaaaaaattaAGTTGTAAATCATTAATGGTACATTTTAATCCTCTACTAAAAAGTCATTGACGTCATTCTCTAGTTTATAATCCCCATCCTACAAGACTAGAAGGCTACGACTCCATACGATTTGCTTTAGCCATGTCCTACTATAGTTCATGGATATTTAAAGTAagttataataataaatcatacTAGTAtaagggtctgactggtgaccattcgAGAATCAAGAGGAACGAATAAAAAAGGAATGTACGGGAACAAAATATCAGGAACGAAAAGGAATGGCTGTTCCTTATCAAATTTAACAAGGAATCATTTTGTTCTtaaattctctacaaaaaagggaatgaaagggaatgagaaagaattattattccttgtgaatggtgattttttttaggAACGTTAGGGAATGCATTATTCCTCACCGTTCcctggtcaccattcataccctAAAACTACACAAAAAGTTGTAAATCatgaattttaacttttaatcatTTACTACTAAAACTATCATTAATAAGGCTACGACTTGCTTTAGCCATGTCTTAATGGGCTTAATACATATGGGCCTGGGCCCATAGTAGATCATCGATATTACTCAATACTCCTCCATTGCGCGAACATTGTTCACAGATCAGTGTCAATGGCGGACGATCGGGCTGAGAAGGAGATGGTCAACGCTGATCACGGAAGCGATGagctggagaagaagaagaatcacgAATTGAAACGGGAGAATCTGGAATTGAAGGAGAAGGCTGAGAGATTGACCGGAGAAATCGAGGAGATGAGAGCCGTGGAGGCGGAGATGAAGCAGAGCTTCGAAGAGATGGAGACGGAGATCGAGCAGttagaggaagagaagaagggGTTAGAATCTATATCGGCCCGAGCCGTGGAGCTCGAGGGCGAGGTGGCGAAGATCCACGAAGATCTCGTCAACGCTTTGAGGGACGGAGACGAGAGGGAGGTAGCGGCGGCGGAGCTGAAGAAGGAGTTGTCGGAGAAAGTTGAGAGCTTTGAGAGGTTTGAGAAGGAAGCGGAGGGTTTGAGGAAAGCGAGAGGCGAGGGTGAGAAGAAAGGGAGGGACTTGGAGAGGAAAGTTGGGGTTTTGGAAGTGAGGTTGATGGAGGAGAGGAGCAAGAAGGTTAGAGCAGAGGAGGAGATGAGGGAGAAGGGTAATCAGAAAGAGGGGGAGATCGAGGGGTTGAAGAGGAAAGTCTCCGACTTTGAGATGGGTTTGGTGAAGGGTGTGCTGGAGATGGAGAGTTGCGAGTTCGAGAAGAAGCGGGCGGAGGAAGCTTTGAGTGAATTAAAGAAGAGGGAGATGGAGTTGGAGGTGAGGAAGGAGGAGTTGTTGAAGAAGGTTGGAGAAGGTGAGAAGACGCTGCTTGTGTTGAACGAGAGGATCATGGAGGAGCCTACTACTAATGGAGTTAGAGACATAAAGGATTGTGACCAAGAATGTTTACAGTTGCAGTGGCCAGTGGTTGCTGCTGGTTCGGTGGGAGCTTTGGGTTTGGTAGCAGCGACAGTGTTTGTTGTATGCTACTCAAAACGGACTTGATTCAGTAATATTGAGGAGCTGAAGAGTGAAGACCATAACTTTTTTTGCAGTTCTGCATTCATATAGGTGCCCCATAACTTTTTGGTCTCTGAGTTtgtgatgtttttgtttacttgatattttttgtttgtttgagaTGATTGATTAATCTTTGGCTTTTAGGCTATGAATGCATTTGATATCGCTTTGTCATCACAACTAGctgtttttttcttattgttAACTGAATTACAAAGATAGACTTGTTGCTAATAGATTGTTTGACAGTACAGAACATGAACAACATACTATTATAAACCATGATGTGATCATGTGATGGTTACTAGAACATGTCACGTGTCTAATTTCTATGAACATGTGGCTCTGAGCTCTGGGTGTAGTGCATAGTGCTTATGTTTCTATTCCTTATTTtctgtaaatatatattcattgcAGATTAGGATTAGGTACCAGATCACAATCTTGGTTTTCTCTAGGTCAACTTTTTTTTGTCGTACCTGTATTCTATGGATCATCAGCCCGGAGAAGCTCAAGGAGTCCGCAGCAGCTCCTCCACGAAGTTAGTTGCTGCACGGGTTGGTTAAGGCGCAGTAGAGGCATCTGCAAAACAATATAAATGGCTAGTGTCTTAGTAAACAAACGAGAATAGCTAACTGATTGTTGCGTATATAGAGAGAGATGTGTTATTTGCTTGTTTAGGGTTGAGTTAACCTGGTTTTCATCTTTAGGTAGATGAGATTCATCTTGATGGGTTTCTGGTTCTTCCACATGAGCTGAAACAGGTAAGGACCCGTCAAAGTAATAACTGGAAAGGTCAGAGTCACTGGATGAGTCAACACTATCCTCTTTTGAATCTGATGATGACCTTACTCCTTCAAGTATTACAGAAATATCCAAATCCTCTGCGCCTGGACCGGCGATCTCGCTGGTATCAGTCATACTATGAAACTCTACGTTTGTTTGTTCTGTTTCAGCAGGAGTGTCTTCAGGGAACTGTAGTACCATCTCTTCAGATTTGTTCGGATATGGAAAGTTGTTAGTCTTGGCTACCTTTGGTCTCAGGCTGCTACTACGTCTAAAAAGCTCTAGAACCTCCTCGTCTTCCATTTCATACTCACTGACATCATGATCTTCAAAGTTAGCCGTCTGTGAGTTAGATGGATCCGTGGAGCCTTCTTCTGTGATCCTTTCATCTTCCTTAACATTCCTCGTCTCCTCAGTTGAGTTGCTTGCTTCTCCAATGGTCTTCTCGTCTTCACCTACTTTTTCCATCTCTCTTCTGGTATGCttcagctctctctctctttccttctTTGTTCTGTTTCTGCGTTCACAAACTCAAGCTATCTAGAAGGTCGCTTCATATGTTTAGTTGCAACGTCATCGTTCAAACAACGAATGCAAAGTACCAAACACAGACtaaaaccaaagaagaagataaacaagataaaaaaagtaaaaaaatattgggGAAGTTTGAAGAGTAGGTGAGAGGACAAAAGGAATGGCTGATGGAATAAAGTAGCAGATGTTCACACACTTGTTTTGACTAGTTGGTTCAAAGGCAGACATCAACTTTTAGAAACAGAGCACAAGAGAAAACACATCAGAGGACATCTCTTTTCACTATGATCATATCGGTCTAGACAATAAATTGGAATAAAATTTTGCAGGTTAGGAAGGTAGATAGAAATGATCTGTGGATAAATTTTGCAGGTTAGCATTTACACATGTGGTACTTTTGCGAGTTACAAGGAAATGTTATGAAAAGCATGTAGTctcattcattttcttttctattcATTATATCATAATGACACCTTGGGAGAGATTTTTATTGGCATTCCTAGTGATGGTAACGGAAGAGGATCCATGCTGATTGTCTCATCAGGATAGACCAAGGACCAATCATAACTTGTCACAACAAAATGCAAG is drawn from Brassica rapa cultivar Chiifu-401-42 chromosome A05, CAAS_Brap_v3.01, whole genome shotgun sequence and contains these coding sequences:
- the LOC103866655 gene encoding uncharacterized protein LOC103866655 isoform X2, which translates into the protein MEKVGEDEKTIGEASNSTEETRNVKEDERITEEGSTDPSNSQTANFEDHDVSEYEMEDEEVLELFRRSSSLRPKVAKTNNFPYPNKSEEMVLQFPEDTPAETEQTNVEFHSMTDTSEIAGPGAEDLDISVILEGVRSSSDSKEDSVDSSSDSDLSSYYFDGSLPVSAHVEEPETHQDESHLPKDENQMPLLRLNQPVQQLTSWRSCCGLLELLRADDP
- the LOC103866656 gene encoding peroxisomal and mitochondrial division factor 1; amino-acid sequence: MADDRAEKEMVNADHGSDELEKKKNHELKRENLELKEKAERLTGEIEEMRAVEAEMKQSFEEMETEIEQLEEEKKGLESISARAVELEGEVAKIHEDLVNALRDGDEREVAAAELKKELSEKVESFERFEKEAEGLRKARGEGEKKGRDLERKVGVLEVRLMEERSKKVRAEEEMREKGNQKEGEIEGLKRKVSDFEMGLVKGVLEMESCEFEKKRAEEALSELKKREMELEVRKEELLKKVGEGEKTLLVLNERIMEEPTTNGVRDIKDCDQECLQLQWPVVAAGSVGALGLVAATVFVVCYSKRT
- the LOC103866655 gene encoding uncharacterized protein LOC103866655 isoform X1, whose product is MEKVGEDEKTIGEASNSTEETRNVKEDERITEEGSTDPSNSQTANFEDHDVSEYEMEDEEVLELFRRSSSLRPKVAKTNNFPYPNKSEEMVLQFPEDTPAETEQTNVEFHSMTDTSEIAGPGAEDLDISVILEGVRSSSDSKEDSVDSSSDSDLSSYYFDGSLPVSAHVEEPETHQDESHLPKDENQVNSTLNKQITHLSLYTQQSVSYSRLFTKTLAIYIVLQMPLLRLNQPVQQLTSWRSCCGLLELLRADDP